The following is a genomic window from Brevibacterium limosum.
GGCGGCATCGTCATCACCGCGGGCCTCGGCTACCGAGCACCGGCCTGGGTGGGGGTGGGCCTGTGCCTGTCCGGACTCATCGTCATCTCCATCGCGATCTTCCTTCGCCGAGGCGGCTCCCCCGACCCGAGCACCCGCACTTCCGTGGAAACCTGAGCCGGTATTCAGCAGAACCCTCCGCCGAGACACTGGAACTATGGGTCACTATCGGATACTTTCCGGCTCAGAAATGTCCGTTTGTGACCTACGTTTGGGCGGAACGCTCGGCGCGGACAGTATCCGAACGTGACCCGCAGCTGCATGCCGATACGATGAAGCCATGGATCATCCTGCGCCCGGTCGCTCTCATGCCGTGACCCGCCACTCTGACGACCTGACCCTCCGCCCTGAATCGGCCGTACTCCTGACCCTCGCGGCGCTGGCCGTCCTCGCCCTTCTGCTGCTGAGCGGATGCGGATCTTCTGATTCCGGGGGCGATTCCGCCGACGGCTCGGACTCTTCGGCCGCCGCGGGAACCTGCTCGTACCCCGCCGATTCGCAGTCCGCGGCGAAGGACGTCAAAGCACCGGCAGAGGAACCGGAGGCGAAGGGCACCGTCGACGCCACCGTGGCGACCAGCGCAGGGGACCTCGCGGTGACTCTTGATGCCGACCGCACCCCGTGCACCGTCAACAGCTTCCTGTCGCTGGCCGCGCAGAAGTACTTCGATGACACCGAATGCCACCGCCTGACCACCGAGGGCATCTTAGTCCTCCAGTGCGGCGACCCCACAGGCACCGGCTCCGGCGGCCCAGGCTACTCGTTCGCCGATGAGCTCGACGGCTCCGAGACCTACCCGGCCGGCACTCTGGCCATGGCCAACTCCGGTCCCGACACGAACGGCTCTCAGTTCTTCGTCGTCTACGACGACAGCTCCCTGCCGCCCGACTACACCGTGTTCGGTCAGCTCGACGAGGCGAGCACGAAGACCGTCGCCGATCTCGCAGCCAAGGGCACGGACTCCGGCGCCGGGGACGGCGCACCCAAGGAGAAGGTGACGATCACCGAGGTCACCTCCGCCGAGTGACCTCACGTCTGAGTTGCCCACAACACTCGGACCTCCTATGGATCTCAGCACCTGAGACCTGGAAATCACGTTCTATGAGACGAGCGTAATGTCGATTCGTCGCCGTCGACGCTGTGCCTGACACAGCGCCGACGGCCTTTTCCATTGGCACGGACCACCCGCCCGTGCCTGCACTCACGAAACAGCGGAGCACCACCACCATGTCCACCGAAACACAACCGGAGAATCCCTCCTCGGCAC
Proteins encoded in this region:
- a CDS encoding peptidylprolyl isomerase, with amino-acid sequence MDHPAPGRSHAVTRHSDDLTLRPESAVLLTLAALAVLALLLLSGCGSSDSGGDSADGSDSSAAAGTCSYPADSQSAAKDVKAPAEEPEAKGTVDATVATSAGDLAVTLDADRTPCTVNSFLSLAAQKYFDDTECHRLTTEGILVLQCGDPTGTGSGGPGYSFADELDGSETYPAGTLAMANSGPDTNGSQFFVVYDDSSLPPDYTVFGQLDEASTKTVADLAAKGTDSGAGDGAPKEKVTITEVTSAE